One Halostagnicola kamekurae DNA segment encodes these proteins:
- a CDS encoding PIN domain-containing protein produces MASRVALDTSALMMPVELDVRLFDELDRLLGEFEPTTPQSVVEELRRLGEKGGTEGTAASVGHDLATDRCLVVDTEESYADDALVELAREGAVDYVVTNDRPLRDRVLEARRPVIALRGRNKLAVTQP; encoded by the coding sequence TACGAGTGCGCTGATGATGCCGGTCGAACTCGACGTGCGACTGTTCGACGAACTCGACAGACTCCTGGGGGAGTTCGAGCCAACGACGCCCCAGTCGGTTGTCGAGGAACTTCGCCGTCTCGGCGAGAAAGGCGGCACGGAGGGCACCGCGGCGTCCGTCGGCCACGACTTAGCGACCGACCGCTGTCTCGTGGTCGACACCGAGGAATCGTACGCAGACGACGCGCTGGTCGAACTCGCCCGCGAGGGTGCAGTCGACTACGTCGTCACGAACGACCGCCCGCTACGCGACCGGGTCCTCGAAGCGCGGAGACCGGTAATTGCATTACGCGGGAGAAACAAGTTGGCAGTAACTCAACCATAG
- a CDS encoding DNA-directed RNA polymerase encodes MYKRARLTDTVEVPPAELGDVSPQLVKRLLQDKLEGRMDEEVGSVVSVTEVHDIGEGTVLPNEPGVYYEAEFDAITFDPQMQEVVDGTVVEVVEFGAFIGIGPVDGLLHVSQISDEYLAFDAENQQLASNESNRTLGVDDAVRARIVTKSIDERNPRDSKIGLTAKQPGLGKHGWLQEDREQREEAAAGE; translated from the coding sequence ATGTACAAACGGGCTAGATTAACTGACACCGTCGAAGTACCGCCAGCAGAGCTGGGCGACGTTTCGCCCCAGCTCGTCAAGCGACTGCTCCAGGACAAACTGGAGGGACGAATGGACGAGGAAGTCGGCAGCGTCGTCTCCGTCACCGAGGTTCACGATATCGGCGAGGGGACCGTTTTGCCGAACGAACCCGGCGTCTACTACGAAGCCGAGTTCGACGCGATCACGTTCGACCCGCAGATGCAGGAAGTCGTCGACGGCACCGTCGTCGAGGTCGTCGAGTTCGGTGCCTTCATCGGCATCGGCCCCGTCGACGGACTGCTCCACGTCTCGCAGATCAGCGACGAGTACCTCGCGTTCGACGCCGAGAATCAGCAACTCGCGTCGAACGAATCGAATCGCACGCTCGGCGTCGACGACGCCGTCCGCGCGCGCATCGTCACCAAGAGCATCGACGAGCGCAATCCGCGGGACTCGAAGATTGGCCTGACCGCCAAACAGCCCGGCCTCGGGAAACACGGCTGGCTGCAGGAAGACCGAGAGCAACGCGAAGAAGCCGCGGCGGGTGAGTGA
- the spt4 gene encoding transcription elongation factor subunit Spt4, with product MASNRLVCRECHRVNDADAETCESCASSSLTEDWAGYVVIAHPQESQIATEMQVTEPGAYALKVR from the coding sequence ATGGCGTCGAACCGTCTCGTCTGTCGCGAGTGCCACCGGGTCAACGACGCCGACGCCGAGACCTGCGAAAGCTGCGCCTCGTCGTCGCTGACCGAGGACTGGGCCGGTTACGTCGTCATCGCCCACCCTCAGGAAAGTCAGATCGCAACGGAGATGCAGGTCACCGAACCCGGCGCGTACGCGCTCAAAGTCCGGTGA